In one window of Lepus europaeus isolate LE1 chromosome 14, mLepTim1.pri, whole genome shotgun sequence DNA:
- the PROSER2 gene encoding proline and serine-rich protein 2 — protein MPVSQQKPDSSEMDSDMSPSCGLSDLSRGGSLESRSSSSRSRSFTLDDESLRYLTHEEKDVILFFEETLDSLEDDFEEPVQCDSGIHCHSPQSLEESASSHSEPEDVIDLVQPGPPAGEAERPAAVTAGAAPVGKEDAPELECKKPEAESSRLPDPTELGALPPPASPPSTLAPGPPRKEPLSPPPAEHPKLSRSVPTPLVLAQRISEKLAGGEALSPTSPLKEGRPGEGRTPGEPSPWHRHPAQPAPKVHRFPSNISVTNSAGKEFNKTISKAAVNVQERRAQVLANISGVSFLTAAAGREDAAPKNDLEQGRGPPPGQATQEQSGAGPAKDADGPQAAQASRQHSRGVQTEGCPALANGFQSIHDVLQSEPSPFVSTGKTVTIRPGPALPGKLARQSTSKSCYDGGPPPRRRTGSLPRAAGFRPQGITVQFSGRGSTEEARREALRKLGLLKENL, from the exons ATGCCTGTAAGCCAGCAGAAGCCGGACTCTTCGGAGATGGACTCTGACATGTCGCCCAGCTGTGGGCTCAGCGACTTGAGCAGAGGGGGCAGTCTGGAGAGCCGGAGCAGCAGTTCCCGGTCGCGAAGCTTCACTCTG GATGACGAGAGCCTCAGGTACCTCACCCACGAGGAAAAGGACGTCATCTTGTTTTTTGAGGAGACTCTGGATTCCTTGGAAGATGACTTTGAGGAGCCGGTCCAGTGTGACAGCGGGATCCACTGCCACTCCCCACAGTCCCTGGAGGAGAGCGCTTCCAGTCACTCTGAGCCTGAAGATGTCATCGATCTGGTACAGCCAGGACCTCCCGCTGGGGAAGCGGAGCGCCCTGCAGCCGTGACCGCAG gggctgcACCTGTCGGGAAGGAAGACGCGCCCGAACTTGAGTGCAAGAAACCAGAGGCCGAGAGTTCCCGGCTGCCGGACCCCACAGAGCTGGGCGCCCTTCCTCCGCCAGCTTCCCCACCCAGCACCTTGGCCCCAGGCCCCCCCAGGAAAGAGCcgctctcccctcctccagcaGAGCACCCCAAACTGTCCCGCTCCGTCCCCACTCCTCTGGTCCTCGCCCAGAGGATTTCCGAGAAGTTGGCAGGAGGTGAGGCACTGTCGCCCACGTCCCCCTTGAAGGAGGGCAGGCCTGGAGAAGGGAGGACGCCCGGGGAGCCCTCGCCATGGCACAGACACCCCGCGCAGCCTGCACCCAAGGTCCACCGCTTCCCCAGCAACATCAGCGTGACCAACAGCGCGGGGAAGGAATTCAACAAGACCATCTCCAAGGCTGCCGTCAATGTGCAGGAGCGCAGAGCGCAGGTCCTGGCCAACATCAGCGGCGTCTCCTTCCTCACCGCAGCGGCCGGCAGGGAGGATGCAGCCCCGAAGAATGACCTCGAGCAGGGGAGAGGCCCCCCTCCAGGTCAGGCGACCCAGGAGCAGAGCGGGGCTGGCCCAGCCAAGGACGCTGACGGCCCACAGGCAGCACAGGCCAGCCGCCAGCACTCCCGAGGCGTGCAGACCGAGGGGTGCCCGGCGCTGGCCAACGGCTTCCAGAGCATCCACGACGTCCTCCAGAGCGAGCCCAGCCCCTTCGTGTCCACCGGCAAGACGGTCACCATCCGTCCAGGCCCAGCTCTTCCCGGGAAACTGGCACGCCAGAGCACCAGCAAGAGCTGTTACGACGGTGGGCCGCCGCCCAGGAGGCGAACGGGCTCTCTCCCGAGGGCGGCCGGCTTCAGGCCCCAGGGCATCACCGTGCAGTTCTCTGGCCGAGGCTCCACAGAGGAGGCTCGCCGGGAGGCCCTGCGAAAGCTTGGGCTCCTGAAAGAGAACTTGTGA